The Kineosporia corallincola genome segment AGGGCCAGGTCGGTGGCGATCGGGGCGATGCCGAGACGCTCGATGGCGGGCTCGTCCATGAAACTGGCGTAGAGGTCGCCGACCTTCTGCGCCTCACTGCCGGGCTCGGCGTTGCCGGATGTCTCCGCTGCCTTCTCGACGATCACCCGCAGCTGTGCCTCGGCCTCGTCACGCAGACGATGGAAGGTGCCGTACACCGACTTGTCCGGCGGGATCTCGGCTGTGTCCAGCCACTTCCCGTTGACGTGCCGGAACAGGTCGTCCTGCGGCCTGATCGAGGGGCTGAGCTGCTCGATTTCGATACCGGACCTCATCGCCCGAGCGTATCCGCCCCACCCCCCGATCGGCACAGGTCAGGCGTTCAGCCCTCCGCTGATTCGGGCTGGAAGCCCGGCCCGGACTCGTGGTGCACCTCGTGCGCGGCGCCACCGGAGCCCCAGCCGCTCTCCGGAGTGCTCTCCGGCACCAGCCACACCGTGCCCAGCGGCGGGACCCGCAGGGTGATGGACGAGGGCTGACCGTGCCAGGGCACCGGCACGGCGTCGACCGCGCCCAGGTTGCCCACGCCGGAACCGCCGTACTGCTCGGCGTCGGTGTTCAGGATCTCCAGCCAGCGGCCCTCGTTGGGCACGCCGACGTGGTAGCCCTCCTGCGGCTCGGAGGAGAAGTTGACCACGGCCACCAGCGGGTTGCCCGAGGCGTCGCGGCGGATGAACGAGAACGTGTTGTGCTGTGTGTCGTTCGCGTCGATCCACTGGAACCCGGCCGGGTCGCTGTCGGCCTGCCACAGCTCGGGGCGGTCCTTGTAGACCCGGTTCAGGTCACGCACCAGCTGCTGGAGCCCGGCGTGCCACGGGGTGTCTTCCAGCCACCAGTCCAGGCTGCGGTTCTCCGACCACTCCCGGTCCATGCCCAGTTCCTGGCCCATGAACAGCAGCTGCTTGCCCGGGTGCGACCACATGAAGGCCAGGTAGGCGCGCACGTTGGCGAGCTGCTGCCAGCGGTCGCCGGGCATCTTGCCGAGCAGCGAGCCCTTGCCGTGCACGACCTCGTCGTGGCTGATCGGCAGCACGAAGTGCTCGCTGTACGCGTACATCAGCGAGAACGTCATCTGGTGGTGGTGGTACTGCCGGTAGATCGGGTCCTTGGACACGTAGCCCAGGGAGTCGTGCATCCAGCCCATGTTCCACTTGTGGCCGAAGCCGAGGCCGCCCAGGTGCGTGGGGCGGGTGACGCCGGGCCACGCGGTGCTCTCCTCGGCGATCATCATGACGCCCGGGTGCCGCTTGTAGGCGGTGGCGTTGACCTCCTGCAAAAAGGCCACGGCTTCGAGGTTCTCGCGACCACCGTACTTGTTCGGCGTCCACTCGCCGCTGTTGCGGGAGTAGTCGAGGTAGAGCATCGAGGCCACCGCGTCGACCCGCAGGCCGTCGATGTGGAACTCCTCCAGCCAGTAGAGGGCGTTCGCGACCAGGAAGTTGCGCACCTCGGTGCGGCCGAAGTCGAAGATCAGCGTGCCCCACTCGGGGTGCTCGCCGCGGTGCGGGTCGCCGTGCTCGTACAGCGGCACGCCGTCGAACCTGGCCAGCGCGAACTCGTCCTTCGGGAAGTGCGCGGGCACCCAGTCCATGATCACGCCGATGCCGGCCTGGTGGAGCTTGTCCACCAGGTGCCGGAACTCGTCCGGGCTGCCGAACCGCGACGTGGGCGCGTAGTAGCCGGTGACCTGGTAACCCCAGGAGCCG includes the following:
- the glgB gene encoding 1,4-alpha-glucan branching protein GlgB; this translates as MAQSPTSQSPLEASTAALSPADIVVTSPVKPVDSDVLAKVAVGAYYNPHSVLGAHPYNGRVTVRTLRPLAAEVVVVTEDGTRHPLTHEQDGIWAGALERPTVGDYRIAVRYEGSDEQVLDDPYRFLPSLGEIDLHLIAEGRHEELWRALGAHPRRFPGLIGDVAGTSFAVWAPNAQAVRVVSDANQWDGRTQSMRSLGGSGVWELFVPGIGAGTRYKYEILGQDGHWRQKADPMAYATEVPPSTASVVTESSYEWQDAAWVAERDRQQALTSPLSIYEVHLGSWRQGLSYLELADQLVGYVKDMGFTHVEFLPVAEHPFGGSWGYQVTGYYAPTSRFGSPDEFRHLVDKLHQAGIGVIMDWVPAHFPKDEFALARFDGVPLYEHGDPHRGEHPEWGTLIFDFGRTEVRNFLVANALYWLEEFHIDGLRVDAVASMLYLDYSRNSGEWTPNKYGGRENLEAVAFLQEVNATAYKRHPGVMMIAEESTAWPGVTRPTHLGGLGFGHKWNMGWMHDSLGYVSKDPIYRQYHHHQMTFSLMYAYSEHFVLPISHDEVVHGKGSLLGKMPGDRWQQLANVRAYLAFMWSHPGKQLLFMGQELGMDREWSENRSLDWWLEDTPWHAGLQQLVRDLNRVYKDRPELWQADSDPAGFQWIDANDTQHNTFSFIRRDASGNPLVAVVNFSSEPQEGYHVGVPNEGRWLEILNTDAEQYGGSGVGNLGAVDAVPVPWHGQPSSITLRVPPLGTVWLVPESTPESGWGSGGAAHEVHHESGPGFQPESAEG